The sequence GCGATGAGTTTATCTACTACGACGACCTGATCCGCGCCGCTGACAAGCGCAAGCCGCGGGCGAAGAAATCGGGCAGCAAGAAGAAAACCCGGAGCAGCAAGGCCGCCGCGAAAGAGACTGAGGCTGAGACCGAGGTCGATCGGACCCAGGAGGCGTTTGATCTGCTGCTGGAGACGCTCGACGACATGATGGCCGAGCGGGGCGACAAGAAGGTCTGGGGTTCGATGGTCAAGCAGGCCATCAAGCGCCGGAAGCCCGGCTTCAACGAGAGCTATCACGGCTTCAAAGGCTTCAGCCAGCTGCTGGAGGAAGCCCAGAAGAAGGGTCTGATCACCATGCAGAACGACGCCGAATCCGGCGGCCACATCATCACCGCCGTCAACGCCGACGATTAGGGTCGCCTCAGCCTAACCCCTGGCGAATCAGCGCCTCGAAGCGGGCCTGATCAAATCTCTGAAGAATCCGCGCATTGGCCGGCCGGCCGGTGCGCTGGTTCCAATCCACCACGGTCATGCCGCGGGTCATGCCGGGCGCCAGCTCCACGGCCACGTGCCGCTCTGCTGACTCGAGCACCGATTCAGGCTCCAGCGCCAGAGCCATGGCAAGCGCGTCAGCCGCCCGCATCTTGGGATCGTCCGGCTCACTCTCAGCCACAAAATTGCGGACCTGACCACAGATACGTCCGTAGAGCGCCGCGCTCGGCGAACCAGATTCCAGCCACCCGTCCAGCGCAGCAAAGGTGAACTGGTGATCCATCGTCGCTTCCCAGTCAGCCAGCTCAAAGAACGGCCATTCGGAAAACACGATGTGCGCCGCTTCCGGGTCGGTATAGATGTTGAACTCAGCGCTGATATTCGACACGTTGCCGCGTCCGGTCACCGCCCCGCCCATCACCACCAGGCGCCGATAGAGCTCGGGAAGCCGCGGCTCCAGCCGCAGGGCCAGGGCAACATTGGTCAGTGGGCCGATGGTGATCAGCGTCAGCTCGCCGGGGTTTTCCTGCGCCAGCCGCACCAGCGCGCTCGCTGCGTGTTCACGTTCCGGGACGGCTTCGGGCTGTCCTTCAAGCACATCCCCAAATCCATCCTCGCCGTGCACAAACGCCGCGTTTTCCGGCTGCCAGCAAAGCCCGCGGCCGCAGCCGGGATAGATCGCAAAATCGGCCGCCAGCGTGTCCTTTAGGAAGCCGGCGTTTCGGAGCGTCATGTCCAGACCCACGTTGCCGCCCACCACGGTCAGCGCTTCGATCCGGCAGCCCGGGAACGCCTGCGCCATCATGATCGCCAGCGCGTCGTCCACCCCCGGGTCGGTGTCGATAACCAGCCGCATCAGCCCTTCTTGCCCTGCTGCTCTTCCTGCTGCTGTTGCTGCTCGATCTTGGCCCAGGAGTCGCGCAGCGTCACCGTGCGGTTAAACACCAGGGCGTCGGGGCTGCTGTCTTTTTCGTCGGCCACAAAATAGCCGTTTCGCTCGAACTGGAAGCGACTGCCGGCTTCGGTGCCGGCCATCGAACCCTCCAGCTTGCAGCCCTCCAGCACCGTCAGAGAGTCGGGGTTCAGGTAGTCCTTGAAGTCTTTACCCTCTTTGCCGTCGTCAGGTCGACGCCGGGTGAACAGCCGGTCGTAGACGCGCACCGTGGCGTCCACGGCGTGGGCGGCGGACACCCAGTGGATGGTCCCTTTGACCTTACGCCCGGAGGTGTCGCTGCCGCTGCGGGTTTCTGGATCCACCCGGCAGCGCACCTCCACCACGTTACCGTCGTCGTCTTTCACTACCGACTCAAAGTCGACGATGTACCCAAACCGCAGGCGAACCGCGCCGCCGGGCTTCAGCCGGAAATATTTGCCGGGCGGATCTTCCATGAAGTCGTCGCGCTCGATAAAGACTTCGCGCGTAAACGGGACGGGCCTTGAGCCGAGCTCCGGCTGCTGGGGATGAAACGGGCAGTCGAGCGACTCCGTCTTGTCCTCCGGGTAATTGGTCAGCACCAACTTGAGCGGATTGAGCACCGCCATGACGCGCGGCGAGGTGGCGTTCAGCGCCTCGCGCACCGAGTTTTCCAGCACCCCCATTTCCACCTTGTTCTCGGCTTTGCTGACGCCGATCCGCTGACAAAAATCGCGGATCGCCTCCGGCGGATAGCCCCGCCGACGCATGCCCGACAGCGTCGGCATGCGCGGATCGTCCCAGCCCTCGACGAGGCCCAGCGACACCAGCT is a genomic window of Pseudomonadota bacterium containing:
- a CDS encoding glutamine--tRNA ligase/YqeY domain fusion protein; this encodes MSNASKTSPLASHFIRQIIEKDRAAGRHEGRVGTRFPPEPNGYLHIGHAKSICLNFGLAQDYAGSCNLRFDDTNPEKESEEFAAAIERDVSWLGFEWQALRHASDYFGQLYDFGQELIQKGLAYVDSMPADQIREYRGTLTEPGKASPYRDRGVEENADLFRRMRDGEFEDGAHVLRAKIDMASPNINMRDPVLYRIRRATHHRTGDQWCIYPMYDFTHCISDALEGITHSLCTLEFEDHRPLYDWVIEHTSVPHQPQQIEFSRLELLYTVTSKRKLAELVSLGLVEGWDDPRMPTLSGMRRRGYPPEAIRDFCQRIGVSKAENKVEMGVLENSVREALNATSPRVMAVLNPLKLVLTNYPEDKTESLDCPFHPQQPELGSRPVPFTREVFIERDDFMEDPPGKYFRLKPGGAVRLRFGYIVDFESVVKDDDGNVVEVRCRVDPETRSGSDTSGRKVKGTIHWVSAAHAVDATVRVYDRLFTRRRPDDGKEGKDFKDYLNPDSLTVLEGCKLEGSMAGTEAGSRFQFERNGYFVADEKDSSPDALVFNRTVTLRDSWAKIEQQQQQEEQQGKKG
- a CDS encoding nucleoside hydrolase codes for the protein MRLVIDTDPGVDDALAIMMAQAFPGCRIEALTVVGGNVGLDMTLRNAGFLKDTLAADFAIYPGCGRGLCWQPENAAFVHGEDGFGDVLEGQPEAVPEREHAASALVRLAQENPGELTLITIGPLTNVALALRLEPRLPELYRRLVVMGGAVTGRGNVSNISAEFNIYTDPEAAHIVFSEWPFFELADWEATMDHQFTFAALDGWLESGSPSAALYGRICGQVRNFVAESEPDDPKMRAADALAMALALEPESVLESAERHVAVELAPGMTRGMTVVDWNQRTGRPANARILQRFDQARFEALIRQGLG